The Taeniopygia guttata chromosome 4A, bTaeGut7.mat, whole genome shotgun sequence genome has a segment encoding these proteins:
- the LONRF3 gene encoding LON peptidase N-terminal domain and RING finger protein 3 isoform X3 codes for MGSHLPPRPEPQLVLQLAAGALQAQNLEAPGGGLGPEWQVLLGRADALAFGGRLHEALPLYQLASRHQQLRAEQLEKLVECLAQSVRIKEGLPAAGQPAAPREWDVFRCRKCQGFLFEPVSLPCGHTFCKKCLERDRAPEPRCVLCKEAGGAAAGQLLRVNVILSNLLTKWFPCQVKASQLRHEGNLLYKEKKLQAALQKYNEAVSLAPNDHLLYSNRSQINSTLKACEDALHDAETACRLQPYWLKGHLRKGQALANLGKTEEALREFLFCLALDTGNKTAKSEAQKLLLSLFSLIPGNAQEHLPDILQLLSHHSRLKGNLLNSVGSGGTSHNLQRLLKVNVEQKKGFSIQEEPNVTTSGSLRKSIQITESKKDYSEEENKFTSMPESTFLLSEKCSLLKRKCCSEEMRNAEVPCKLMKKDIVDIRENSTGQHIPFEVVDPSDLDCSLCMRLFYEPVTTPCGHTFCLKCLERCLDHNPKCPLCKEGLSECLAMRKYCKTVLMEELIARYLPEELTERRKIYEEEIAELSNLNKNVPIFVCTMAYPTVPCPLHIFEPCYRLMIRRCMETGTKQFGMCISDPVKGCKDKSMLHYLFSMTLSMIRPIRGLTPSSKHSKVEFSVILVQCQLRILTHRQTPMGQPGAGGSWLSSPLRTELSCPSSP; via the exons atGGGCTCGCACCTGCCGCCGCGCCCCGAGCcccagctggtgctgcagctggcGGCCGGGGCTCTGCAGGCGCAGAACTTGGAGGCGCCGGGCGGCGGCCTGGGGCCCGAGTGGCAGGTGCTGCTCGGGCGGGCGGACGCGCTGGCCTTCGGCGGGCGGCTGCACGAGGCGCTGCCGCTGTACCAGCTGGCGTCCCGCCACCAGCAGCTGCGCGCCgagcagctggagaagctggTGGAGTGCCTGGCGCAGAGCGTCCGGATCAAAGAGGGACTGCCCGCCGCCGGCCAGCCCGCGGCACCCCGCGAGTGGGACGTCTTCAGGTGCCGCAAATGCCAGGGCTTCCTTTTCGAGCCCGTTTCCTTGCCTTGCGGACACACGTTCTGCAAAAAGTGCCTGGAGAGGGACCGGGCGCCCGAGCCCCGCTGCGTCCTGTGCAAGGaggcgggcggcgcggcggccggGCAGCTCCTGCGGGTCAATGTCATCCTCAGCAACCTGCTGACCAAGTGGTTCCCCTGCCAAGTGAAGGCTTCGCAGCTCCGGCACGAAGGGAACCTCCTCTACAAGGAGAAGAAACTCCAAGCCGCCCTGCAGAAGTACAACGAAGCGGTCAGCCTAG CTCCAAATGACCACTTACTATATAGCAACCGGTCCCAGATTAACTCCACTTTGAAAGCTTGTGAAGATGCATTGCACGATGCAGAAACAGCGTGCAGGCTCCAGCCATACTGGTTGAAA GGTCACCTAAGGAAAGGACAAGCATTAGCTAATCTGGGGAAAACAGAAGAAGCTTTAAGGGAGTTTCTATTCTGCCTTGCTCTAGATACTGGGAACAAGACAGCGAAGTCTGAGGCACAAAAG CTTCTACTTAGTTTGTTTTCACTGATCCCGGGAAATGCTCAGGAACACTTACCCGATATCCTGCAGCTGTTGTCACATCACTCTAGATTAAAGGGGAATCTCCTAAATTCAGTGGGATCTGGAGGCACCAGCCATAACCTACAAAGGTTGCTCAAG GTCAATGTGGAACAGAAAAAAGGTTTTTCCATTCAAGAGGAACCAAATGTAACTACTTCTGGTAGTTTGAGGAAATCTATACAAATTACAGAGAGCAAAAAGGACTACTCAGAGGAGGAGAACAAATTCACCTCCATGCCAGAGTCTACTTTTCTCCTCTCTGAGAAATGCAGCCTCCTGAAAAGGAAGTGCTGCTCAGAGGAGATGCGAAATGCTGAGGTGCCCTGCAAACTGATGAAGAAAG ACATAGTTGATATTAGGGAAAATAGTACTGGACAACATATTCCATTTGAAGTTGTGGATCCATCAGATTTGGACTGCTCCCTGTGTATGAG GCTCTTCTATGAACCTGTCACTACACCTTGTGGACACACCTTCTGTCTCAAATGTCTGGAGAGATGCCTGGATCacaacccaaaatgtcccctgTGCAAGGAAGGGCTCTCAGAG TGCTTGGCTATGAGGAAATACTGTAAAACAGTGCTAATGGAGGAGCTAATAGCCAGATATCTTCCAGAAGAACTCACTGAAAGGAGAAAGATTTATGAAGAGGAAATAGCAGAGCTTTCCAA CCTAAATAAGAATGTTCCCATATTTGTGTGCACAATGGCTTATCCTACAGTCCCATGTCCTTTGCACATCTTTGAGCCCTGCTACCGGCTGATGATCCGGAGGTGCATGGAGACTGGCACCAAACAGTTTGGGATGTGCATCAGCGACCCTGTCAAGGG GTGCAAGGACAAGAGTATGCTGCATTACTTATTCTCCATGACTCTGTCTATGATCAGGCCTATACGTGGTTTAACTCCCTCAAGCAAGCACTCAAAAGTAGAATTCTCAGTCATTTTGGTCCAATGCCAGCTAAGGATCCTGACCCACAG GCAAACCCCAATGGGCCAGCCTGGTGCTGGTgggtcctggctgtcctcccCCTTGAGaacagagctcagctgcccttcCTCGCCATGA
- the LONRF3 gene encoding LON peptidase N-terminal domain and RING finger protein 3 isoform X1 produces the protein MGSHLPPRPEPQLVLQLAAGALQAQNLEAPGGGLGPEWQVLLGRADALAFGGRLHEALPLYQLASRHQQLRAEQLEKLVECLAQSVRIKEGLPAAGQPAAPREWDVFRCRKCQGFLFEPVSLPCGHTFCKKCLERDRAPEPRCVLCKEAGGAAAGQLLRVNVILSNLLTKWFPCQVKASQLRHEGNLLYKEKKLQAALQKYNEAVSLAPNDHLLYSNRSQINSTLKACEDALHDAETACRLQPYWLKGHLRKGQALANLGKTEEALREFLFCLALDTGNKTAKSEAQKLLLSLFSLIPGNAQEHLPDILQLLSHHSRLKGNLLNSVGSGGTSHNLQRLLKVNVEQKKGFSIQEEPNVTTSGSLRKSIQITESKKDYSEEENKFTSMPESTFLLSEKCSLLKRKCCSEEMRNAEVPCKLMKKDIVDIRENSTGQHIPFEVVDPSDLDCSLCMRLFYEPVTTPCGHTFCLKCLERCLDHNPKCPLCKEGLSECLAMRKYCKTVLMEELIARYLPEELTERRKIYEEEIAELSNLNKNVPIFVCTMAYPTVPCPLHIFEPCYRLMIRRCMETGTKQFGMCISDPVKGFADYGCILEIRNVEFFADGRSVVDSIGKRRFKVIQHSQRDGYNTADIEYIEDQKVQGQEYAALLILHDSVYDQAYTWFNSLKQALKSRILSHFGPMPAKDPDPQANPNGPAWCWWVLAVLPLENRAQLPFLAMKSLKDRLSGIRRVLAFMSRARAR, from the exons atGGGCTCGCACCTGCCGCCGCGCCCCGAGCcccagctggtgctgcagctggcGGCCGGGGCTCTGCAGGCGCAGAACTTGGAGGCGCCGGGCGGCGGCCTGGGGCCCGAGTGGCAGGTGCTGCTCGGGCGGGCGGACGCGCTGGCCTTCGGCGGGCGGCTGCACGAGGCGCTGCCGCTGTACCAGCTGGCGTCCCGCCACCAGCAGCTGCGCGCCgagcagctggagaagctggTGGAGTGCCTGGCGCAGAGCGTCCGGATCAAAGAGGGACTGCCCGCCGCCGGCCAGCCCGCGGCACCCCGCGAGTGGGACGTCTTCAGGTGCCGCAAATGCCAGGGCTTCCTTTTCGAGCCCGTTTCCTTGCCTTGCGGACACACGTTCTGCAAAAAGTGCCTGGAGAGGGACCGGGCGCCCGAGCCCCGCTGCGTCCTGTGCAAGGaggcgggcggcgcggcggccggGCAGCTCCTGCGGGTCAATGTCATCCTCAGCAACCTGCTGACCAAGTGGTTCCCCTGCCAAGTGAAGGCTTCGCAGCTCCGGCACGAAGGGAACCTCCTCTACAAGGAGAAGAAACTCCAAGCCGCCCTGCAGAAGTACAACGAAGCGGTCAGCCTAG CTCCAAATGACCACTTACTATATAGCAACCGGTCCCAGATTAACTCCACTTTGAAAGCTTGTGAAGATGCATTGCACGATGCAGAAACAGCGTGCAGGCTCCAGCCATACTGGTTGAAA GGTCACCTAAGGAAAGGACAAGCATTAGCTAATCTGGGGAAAACAGAAGAAGCTTTAAGGGAGTTTCTATTCTGCCTTGCTCTAGATACTGGGAACAAGACAGCGAAGTCTGAGGCACAAAAG CTTCTACTTAGTTTGTTTTCACTGATCCCGGGAAATGCTCAGGAACACTTACCCGATATCCTGCAGCTGTTGTCACATCACTCTAGATTAAAGGGGAATCTCCTAAATTCAGTGGGATCTGGAGGCACCAGCCATAACCTACAAAGGTTGCTCAAG GTCAATGTGGAACAGAAAAAAGGTTTTTCCATTCAAGAGGAACCAAATGTAACTACTTCTGGTAGTTTGAGGAAATCTATACAAATTACAGAGAGCAAAAAGGACTACTCAGAGGAGGAGAACAAATTCACCTCCATGCCAGAGTCTACTTTTCTCCTCTCTGAGAAATGCAGCCTCCTGAAAAGGAAGTGCTGCTCAGAGGAGATGCGAAATGCTGAGGTGCCCTGCAAACTGATGAAGAAAG ACATAGTTGATATTAGGGAAAATAGTACTGGACAACATATTCCATTTGAAGTTGTGGATCCATCAGATTTGGACTGCTCCCTGTGTATGAG GCTCTTCTATGAACCTGTCACTACACCTTGTGGACACACCTTCTGTCTCAAATGTCTGGAGAGATGCCTGGATCacaacccaaaatgtcccctgTGCAAGGAAGGGCTCTCAGAG TGCTTGGCTATGAGGAAATACTGTAAAACAGTGCTAATGGAGGAGCTAATAGCCAGATATCTTCCAGAAGAACTCACTGAAAGGAGAAAGATTTATGAAGAGGAAATAGCAGAGCTTTCCAA CCTAAATAAGAATGTTCCCATATTTGTGTGCACAATGGCTTATCCTACAGTCCCATGTCCTTTGCACATCTTTGAGCCCTGCTACCGGCTGATGATCCGGAGGTGCATGGAGACTGGCACCAAACAGTTTGGGATGTGCATCAGCGACCCTGTCAAGGG GTTTGCAGATTATGGCTGCATTCTGGAGATAAGAAATGTTGAATTCTTTGCTGATGGTCGCTCTGTTGTAGACAGCATTGGCAAGAGGAGATTTAAGGTGATCCAGCACAGCCAGCGTGATGGATATAATACAGCAGATATTGAGTACATTGAGGATCAAAAG GTGCAAGGACAAGAGTATGCTGCATTACTTATTCTCCATGACTCTGTCTATGATCAGGCCTATACGTGGTTTAACTCCCTCAAGCAAGCACTCAAAAGTAGAATTCTCAGTCATTTTGGTCCAATGCCAGCTAAGGATCCTGACCCACAG GCAAACCCCAATGGGCCAGCCTGGTGCTGGTgggtcctggctgtcctcccCCTTGAGaacagagctcagctgcccttcCTCGCCATGAAGTCGCTCAAGGACCGCCTGAGCGGCATCAGACGCGTCCTGGCGTTCATGTCGCGAGCCAGGGCGCGGTGA
- the LONRF3 gene encoding LON peptidase N-terminal domain and RING finger protein 3 isoform X2: MGSHLPPRPEPQLVLQLAAGALQAQNLEAPGGGLGPEWQVLLGRADALAFGGRLHEALPLYQLASRHQQLRAEQLEKLVECLAQSVRIKEGLPAAGQPAAPREWDVFRCRKCQGFLFEPVSLPCGHTFCKKCLERDRAPEPRCVLCKEAGGAAAGQLLRVNVILSNLLTKWFPCQVKASQLRHEGNLLYKEKKLQAALQKYNEAVSLAPNDHLLYSNRSQINSTLKACEDALHDAETACRLQPYWLKGHLRKGQALANLGKTEEALREFLFCLALDTGNKTAKSEAQKVNVEQKKGFSIQEEPNVTTSGSLRKSIQITESKKDYSEEENKFTSMPESTFLLSEKCSLLKRKCCSEEMRNAEVPCKLMKKDIVDIRENSTGQHIPFEVVDPSDLDCSLCMRLFYEPVTTPCGHTFCLKCLERCLDHNPKCPLCKEGLSECLAMRKYCKTVLMEELIARYLPEELTERRKIYEEEIAELSNLNKNVPIFVCTMAYPTVPCPLHIFEPCYRLMIRRCMETGTKQFGMCISDPVKGFADYGCILEIRNVEFFADGRSVVDSIGKRRFKVIQHSQRDGYNTADIEYIEDQKVQGQEYAALLILHDSVYDQAYTWFNSLKQALKSRILSHFGPMPAKDPDPQANPNGPAWCWWVLAVLPLENRAQLPFLAMKSLKDRLSGIRRVLAFMSRARAR; the protein is encoded by the exons atGGGCTCGCACCTGCCGCCGCGCCCCGAGCcccagctggtgctgcagctggcGGCCGGGGCTCTGCAGGCGCAGAACTTGGAGGCGCCGGGCGGCGGCCTGGGGCCCGAGTGGCAGGTGCTGCTCGGGCGGGCGGACGCGCTGGCCTTCGGCGGGCGGCTGCACGAGGCGCTGCCGCTGTACCAGCTGGCGTCCCGCCACCAGCAGCTGCGCGCCgagcagctggagaagctggTGGAGTGCCTGGCGCAGAGCGTCCGGATCAAAGAGGGACTGCCCGCCGCCGGCCAGCCCGCGGCACCCCGCGAGTGGGACGTCTTCAGGTGCCGCAAATGCCAGGGCTTCCTTTTCGAGCCCGTTTCCTTGCCTTGCGGACACACGTTCTGCAAAAAGTGCCTGGAGAGGGACCGGGCGCCCGAGCCCCGCTGCGTCCTGTGCAAGGaggcgggcggcgcggcggccggGCAGCTCCTGCGGGTCAATGTCATCCTCAGCAACCTGCTGACCAAGTGGTTCCCCTGCCAAGTGAAGGCTTCGCAGCTCCGGCACGAAGGGAACCTCCTCTACAAGGAGAAGAAACTCCAAGCCGCCCTGCAGAAGTACAACGAAGCGGTCAGCCTAG CTCCAAATGACCACTTACTATATAGCAACCGGTCCCAGATTAACTCCACTTTGAAAGCTTGTGAAGATGCATTGCACGATGCAGAAACAGCGTGCAGGCTCCAGCCATACTGGTTGAAA GGTCACCTAAGGAAAGGACAAGCATTAGCTAATCTGGGGAAAACAGAAGAAGCTTTAAGGGAGTTTCTATTCTGCCTTGCTCTAGATACTGGGAACAAGACAGCGAAGTCTGAGGCACAAAAG GTCAATGTGGAACAGAAAAAAGGTTTTTCCATTCAAGAGGAACCAAATGTAACTACTTCTGGTAGTTTGAGGAAATCTATACAAATTACAGAGAGCAAAAAGGACTACTCAGAGGAGGAGAACAAATTCACCTCCATGCCAGAGTCTACTTTTCTCCTCTCTGAGAAATGCAGCCTCCTGAAAAGGAAGTGCTGCTCAGAGGAGATGCGAAATGCTGAGGTGCCCTGCAAACTGATGAAGAAAG ACATAGTTGATATTAGGGAAAATAGTACTGGACAACATATTCCATTTGAAGTTGTGGATCCATCAGATTTGGACTGCTCCCTGTGTATGAG GCTCTTCTATGAACCTGTCACTACACCTTGTGGACACACCTTCTGTCTCAAATGTCTGGAGAGATGCCTGGATCacaacccaaaatgtcccctgTGCAAGGAAGGGCTCTCAGAG TGCTTGGCTATGAGGAAATACTGTAAAACAGTGCTAATGGAGGAGCTAATAGCCAGATATCTTCCAGAAGAACTCACTGAAAGGAGAAAGATTTATGAAGAGGAAATAGCAGAGCTTTCCAA CCTAAATAAGAATGTTCCCATATTTGTGTGCACAATGGCTTATCCTACAGTCCCATGTCCTTTGCACATCTTTGAGCCCTGCTACCGGCTGATGATCCGGAGGTGCATGGAGACTGGCACCAAACAGTTTGGGATGTGCATCAGCGACCCTGTCAAGGG GTTTGCAGATTATGGCTGCATTCTGGAGATAAGAAATGTTGAATTCTTTGCTGATGGTCGCTCTGTTGTAGACAGCATTGGCAAGAGGAGATTTAAGGTGATCCAGCACAGCCAGCGTGATGGATATAATACAGCAGATATTGAGTACATTGAGGATCAAAAG GTGCAAGGACAAGAGTATGCTGCATTACTTATTCTCCATGACTCTGTCTATGATCAGGCCTATACGTGGTTTAACTCCCTCAAGCAAGCACTCAAAAGTAGAATTCTCAGTCATTTTGGTCCAATGCCAGCTAAGGATCCTGACCCACAG GCAAACCCCAATGGGCCAGCCTGGTGCTGGTgggtcctggctgtcctcccCCTTGAGaacagagctcagctgcccttcCTCGCCATGAAGTCGCTCAAGGACCGCCTGAGCGGCATCAGACGCGTCCTGGCGTTCATGTCGCGAGCCAGGGCGCGGTGA